Proteins from one Triticum aestivum cultivar Chinese Spring chromosome 7A, IWGSC CS RefSeq v2.1, whole genome shotgun sequence genomic window:
- the LOC123149560 gene encoding uncharacterized protein isoform X1, whose protein sequence is MNLTLDDLVTLQTAERQGQLPSLHVRAHCDFSVYQDEADNFKQEIEKHLVAAFSVLELNLTTEGHVFGSLVFELFGIDRIRTDVWRLKVVLSRKIEEGCLPDYCPCEATDWRSQTISLTALEEVEINGFEGEDHDFDFLKLIVRCAPLLNRMIVKFSREASTNNDVCAKIYNMFGAYSSVECCVYHSSDKFT, encoded by the exons ATGAATTTGACCCTAGACGATCTG GTGACGCTACAGACGGCAGAGAGACAAGGACAGCTCCCCTCGCTGCATGTTCGTGCCCACTGC GACTTTTCTGTTTATCAGGATGAGGCAGATAACTTTAAGCAGGAGATAGAGAAGCATTTGGTTGCTGCCTTCTCTGTTTTGGAACTAAATCTCACGACAGAGGGGCATGTTTTTGGGTCATTGGTATTTGAGCTCTTTGGGATAGATCGAATTCGTACTGATGTGTGGAGGCTTAAGGTTGTCCTATCAAGAAAG ATCGAGGAAGGATGCCTACCAGATTATTGTCCTTGCGAGGCCACAGATTGGAGATCCCAAACTATCTCCTTGACTGCTCTCGAAGAAGTGGAGATCAATGGCTTCGAAGGAGAGGATCATGACTTTGATTTTTTGAAACTGATAGTCAGATGTGCCCCATTGCTTAATAGAATGATTGTGAAGTTTTCACGCGAGGCCTCCACAAATAATGATGTGTGCGCAAAGATATACAACATGTTCGGGGCGTATTCTTCGGTGGAATGTTGTGTTTATCATAGCTCTG ATAAATTCACCTAA
- the LOC123149558 gene encoding uncharacterized protein isoform X2 encodes MIFIPLPELKNVSVLAPMLEMVEWHCTCSDDSIVFGLWKLELLRLPTTRRQGKLRSLCIHACAKLSLPHEPTFAKEIEKHIIVNFSHLKLYVQTGGHIFGALVFYLLTINRIASSMKRLKIVLLRSVVKEECPMDCPCVPMNWRTQTISLTALEEVEINGFNGEDHEFDLLELILICAPMLKRIILRLSHEVLPSENGCTTIYDISRVNSSVKCYLYLSSGLVHHSQDCP; translated from the exons ATGATCTTTATTCCATTGCCGGAGCTCAAGAATGTTTCTGTCTTGGCCCCAATGCTGGAGATGGTCGAGTGGCACTGCACCTGCAGCGATGACTCTATTGTGTTTGGCCTTTGGAAACTCGAGCTTCTAAGGTTGCCCACGACAAGGAGGCAAGGAAAATTGCGTTCACTATGTATTCATGCCTGCGCG AAGTTGTCACTTCCCCATGAACCCACCTTTGCAAAGGAGATAGAGAAGCATATCATTGTTAACTTCTCTCATTTGAAGCTATATGTACAAACAGGAGGACATATTTTTGGAGCACTCGTGTTTTATCTCCTTACGATTAATCGAATTGCTAGTTCTATGAAGAGGCTGAAGATCGTTCTGTTGAGATCGGTG GTGAAAGAAGAATGTCCAATGGATTGTCCTTGTGTGCCCATGAATTGGAGAACCCAAACTATCTCCTTAACCGCTCTAGAAGAAGTCGAAATTAATGGCTTCAACGGAGAGGATCATGAGTTTGATTTATTGGAACTAATACTCATATGTGCACCAATGCTTAAAAGAATTATTCTGAGATTGTCACATGAGGTCTTACCAAGTGAAAATGGATGCACCACAATATACGACATCTCCAGGGTCAACTCTTCAGTGAAATGCTATCTTTATCTTAGCTCTG GGTTAGTGCATCATAGCCAAGACTGCCCGTAA
- the LOC123149558 gene encoding uncharacterized protein isoform X1: MFDSIELVLSCYAHPSPVVSLLEIHVSEQDRVDSPSVNSMLRLAAPLDPEKLVITLPSRSISDQSIIVDLPCFHRATSIVLENFDIIHCVLADIKFNALEALSLSRCKADLDALLSYCPHLHTLHLSSLLFETWNLRVNSSSLQELIVDTIWAQRVNIVAPILKKLTMIFIPLPELKNVSVLAPMLEMVEWHCTCSDDSIVFGLWKLELLRLPTTRRQGKLRSLCIHACAKLSLPHEPTFAKEIEKHIIVNFSHLKLYVQTGGHIFGALVFYLLTINRIASSMKRLKIVLLRSVVKEECPMDCPCVPMNWRTQTISLTALEEVEINGFNGEDHEFDLLELILICAPMLKRIILRLSHEVLPSENGCTTIYDISRVNSSVKCYLYLSSGLVHHSQDCP; encoded by the exons ATGTTCGACTCGATCGAACTAGTGCTCAGCTGCTACGCTCATCCTTCCCCTGTTGTTTCCCTCCTGGAAATCCATGTCTCCGAGCAGGATAGGGTCGACAGTCCTAGCGTAAACTCAATGTTGCGCCTTGCTGCGCCGCTCGACCCAGAAAAGCTTGTCATCACCCTCCCCTCGCGCTCTATATCAGACCAATCCATCATCGTCGATTTGCCTTGCTTCCACCGTGCCACTTCCATCGTGTTGGAGAATTTTGACATCATTCACTGTGTGCTAGCTGACATCAAATTCAATGCCCTCGAAGCGCTTTCCCTTTCGCGCTGCAAAGCCGATCTTGATGCCTTACTCTCCTACTGCCCACACTTGCACACGCTCCACCTTAGCAGCCTTTTGTTTGAGACATGGAACTTGAGGGTGAATTCTTCGTCGCTGCAGGAGCTTATTGTGGACACTATATGGGCACAACGTGTCAACATTGTTGCCCCCATTCTTAAGAAATTGACGATGATCTTTATTCCATTGCCGGAGCTCAAGAATGTTTCTGTCTTGGCCCCAATGCTGGAGATGGTCGAGTGGCACTGCACCTGCAGCGATGACTCTATTGTGTTTGGCCTTTGGAAACTCGAGCTTCTAAGGTTGCCCACGACAAGGAGGCAAGGAAAATTGCGTTCACTATGTATTCATGCCTGCGCG AAGTTGTCACTTCCCCATGAACCCACCTTTGCAAAGGAGATAGAGAAGCATATCATTGTTAACTTCTCTCATTTGAAGCTATATGTACAAACAGGAGGACATATTTTTGGAGCACTCGTGTTTTATCTCCTTACGATTAATCGAATTGCTAGTTCTATGAAGAGGCTGAAGATCGTTCTGTTGAGATCGGTG GTGAAAGAAGAATGTCCAATGGATTGTCCTTGTGTGCCCATGAATTGGAGAACCCAAACTATCTCCTTAACCGCTCTAGAAGAAGTCGAAATTAATGGCTTCAACGGAGAGGATCATGAGTTTGATTTATTGGAACTAATACTCATATGTGCACCAATGCTTAAAAGAATTATTCTGAGATTGTCACATGAGGTCTTACCAAGTGAAAATGGATGCACCACAATATACGACATCTCCAGGGTCAACTCTTCAGTGAAATGCTATCTTTATCTTAGCTCTG GGTTAGTGCATCATAGCCAAGACTGCCCGTAA
- the LOC123146884 gene encoding pentatricopeptide repeat-containing protein At1g62590 yields the protein MPLPRVSLRLLPPPPPHAGAAVLHRLLRGLCTTEAPPSPLSPSELDTISALIPRLISEGQVPAAGRLLSAALLLPGSPERLPFPPLAEHLASLPTLTPAFALLTALRHHPVRPSPLPLATPLLGHLLAMRRAREAASVLRWLCRPDSPRRPDAATYGIAVAGFCRLGDPKSALVALGEMASDGVPPSRELQEAVRDAMLQDARVEEAWALEEAMRLPEPKKTVEMVDKLLGAWED from the coding sequence ATGCCGCTTCCCCGCGTATCGCTCcgcctcctgccgccgccgccgccgcacgccggcgCGGCCGTCCTCCACCGTCTCCTTCGCGGCCTCTGCACAACGGAagcgcctccctcccccctctccccgTCCGAGCTCGACACCATCTCCGCGCTCATCCCGCGGCTCATCTCCGAGGGCCAggtccccgccgccggccgcctcctctccGCGGCGCTCCTCCTGCCGGGCTCCCCGGAGCGCCTCCCGTTCCCCCCGCTCGCCGAGCACCTCGCCTCCCTGCCCACCCTCACCCCGGCCTTCGCCCTACTCACCGCGCTCCGCCACCACCCCGTCCGCCCCTCGCCGCTCCCGCTCGCCACCCCGCTCCTCGGCCACCTCCTCGCGATGCGCCGCGCCCGCGAGGCCGCCTCCGTGCTCCGCTGGCTCTGCCGCCCCGACTCCCCGCGCCGGCCCGACGCCGCCACCTACGGCATCGCCGTCGCCGGGTTCTGCAGGCTCGGGGACCCCAAGAGCGCGCTCGTCGCCCTCGGCGAGATGGCCTCCGACGGGGTTCCGCCCTCGCGGGAGCTGCAGGAGGCGGTGCGGGACGCGATGCTGCAGGACGCGAGGGTCGAGGAGGCGTGGGCGCTGGAGGAGGCTATGCGGCTGCCGGAGCCCAAGAAGACGGTGGAGATGGTCGACAAGCTTCTTGGAGCGTGGGAAGACTGA
- the LOC123149560 gene encoding uncharacterized protein isoform X2 — MNLTLDDLVTLQTAERQGQLPSLHVRAHCDFSVYQDEADNFKQEIEKHLVAAFSVLELNLTTEGHVFGSLVFELFGIDRIRTDVWRLKIEEGCLPDYCPCEATDWRSQTISLTALEEVEINGFEGEDHDFDFLKLIVRCAPLLNRMIVKFSREASTNNDVCAKIYNMFGAYSSVECCVYHSSDKFT; from the exons ATGAATTTGACCCTAGACGATCTG GTGACGCTACAGACGGCAGAGAGACAAGGACAGCTCCCCTCGCTGCATGTTCGTGCCCACTGC GACTTTTCTGTTTATCAGGATGAGGCAGATAACTTTAAGCAGGAGATAGAGAAGCATTTGGTTGCTGCCTTCTCTGTTTTGGAACTAAATCTCACGACAGAGGGGCATGTTTTTGGGTCATTGGTATTTGAGCTCTTTGGGATAGATCGAATTCGTACTGATGTGTGGAGGCTTAAG ATCGAGGAAGGATGCCTACCAGATTATTGTCCTTGCGAGGCCACAGATTGGAGATCCCAAACTATCTCCTTGACTGCTCTCGAAGAAGTGGAGATCAATGGCTTCGAAGGAGAGGATCATGACTTTGATTTTTTGAAACTGATAGTCAGATGTGCCCCATTGCTTAATAGAATGATTGTGAAGTTTTCACGCGAGGCCTCCACAAATAATGATGTGTGCGCAAAGATATACAACATGTTCGGGGCGTATTCTTCGGTGGAATGTTGTGTTTATCATAGCTCTG ATAAATTCACCTAA